GCGTCGCCCTGGTGGTCGGTGCGTTCGGACTGGCCTGGTGGCTGCTCGCCGTCGCCGCCGGTGGTGACGCCTATGCATCCGCCGCGGCCTGCCTGGCGTCGCCGCTGGGCAAGCTCGCGCTGTTCGGCTTCTCCCTGGCGCTGGTCTACCACCTGCTCAACGGCATCCGCCACATGCTGTGGGATTCGGGCTGGGGCTTCGAGCTTCCCGAGGTCTACCGCTCCGGCTATGCGGTGTTCGGCCTGACCGTGGTGCTGACCGCGCTGATCTGGTTCTTCGCGATGGGAGGTGCGGCATGACCGACGTCGACGCCAAGGCGATCCCCGAGTACCGCACGCCGCTCAAGCGTGCGCGCCGCCTCGGCTCCGGCAAGTCCGGCACCGGCCACTTCTGGTGGCAGCGCGTCACCGCCGTCGTGCTTGCCCTGCTGGTGCCGTGGCTGGTCGGCACCCTGGTGTCGATGGTCGGCGCCGACCTCGCCCAGGTGCACGAGGTCTTCTCGCGGCCCTGGAACGCGATCCTGATGGCGCTGTTCGTGGTCGCGCTGTTCTGGCACGCCAAGCTCGGCCTGCAGGTGGTGATCGAGGACTACGTCCACGACCGCGCGACCGAGCTCGTGCTGCTGGTGCTCAACATCCTCCTGTGCAGCCTCGGCGCGCTGGCGTCGCTCTACGCGATCGCCCGGATCGCGCTGCTGGCCTGACGAGACCGAAATGACCAACGCCTACAAGATCACCGAACACAAGTACGACATGATCGTGGTCGGAGCCGGCGGCGCCGGCCTCCGCGCCACCTTCGGCCTGGCCCAGAAGGGCCTGCGCACCGCCTGCATCACCAAGGTCTTCCCGACCCGCTCGCACACGGTCGCGGCGCAGGGCGGCATCTCCGCCGCGCTCGGCAACATGGGCGAGGACGACTGGCGCTTCCACTTCTACGACACCATCAAGGGTTCGGACTGGCTGGGCGACCAGGACGCCATCCAGTACATGTGCCGCGAGGCGATCCCGGCGATCATCGAGCTCGAGCACCAGGGCGTGCCGTTCTCGCGCACCGAGGAGGGCAAGATCTACCAGCGCCCCTTCGGCGGCATGACCACGCACTACGGCAAGGGCATCGCCCAGCGCACCTGCGCCGCCGCCGACCGCACCGGCCACGCCATGCTGCACACGCTGTACCAGCAGTCGCTGGCGCACCAGGCCGAGTTCT
The sequence above is a segment of the Luteimonas sp. MC1750 genome. Coding sequences within it:
- the sdhC gene encoding succinate dehydrogenase, cytochrome b556 subunit, which gives rise to MTHPKRPLSPHLQVYRWQITMLMSILHRATGVALVVGAFGLAWWLLAVAAGGDAYASAAACLASPLGKLALFGFSLALVYHLLNGIRHMLWDSGWGFELPEVYRSGYAVFGLTVVLTALIWFFAMGGAA
- the sdhD gene encoding succinate dehydrogenase, hydrophobic membrane anchor protein, which encodes MTDVDAKAIPEYRTPLKRARRLGSGKSGTGHFWWQRVTAVVLALLVPWLVGTLVSMVGADLAQVHEVFSRPWNAILMALFVVALFWHAKLGLQVVIEDYVHDRATELVLLVLNILLCSLGALASLYAIARIALLA